In one window of Frigoriglobus tundricola DNA:
- a CDS encoding efflux RND transporter periplasmic adaptor subunit, with protein MPASPSRAVYLTSLLLALPACHTQGTDGGAGREQQKIVATAPLARDTTVYQKYVCQIHARRQVNIRALESGYLEAIRIREGQVVKAGEELFKVVPTIYEAMYAADKADVQLAQSTHPADHVIDG; from the coding sequence ATGCCAGCCTCACCGAGCCGGGCCGTCTACCTCACCTCACTTTTACTTGCGCTGCCCGCCTGTCACACGCAGGGAACCGACGGGGGCGCCGGTCGCGAGCAGCAAAAGATCGTAGCGACGGCCCCGCTGGCCAGGGACACCACGGTGTATCAAAAATACGTGTGCCAGATACACGCGCGCCGCCAGGTGAATATCCGCGCGTTGGAAAGCGGGTACCTCGAAGCGATCCGAATTCGAGAGGGCCAGGTGGTGAAGGCGGGGGAGGAGCTGTTCAAAGTTGTACCGACGATTTATGAGGCCATGTACGCGGCGGACAAGGCCGACGTCCAGCTCGCGCAAAGTACGCACCCGGCGGATCACGTCATTGACGGGTGA
- the tnpA gene encoding IS66 family insertion sequence element accessory protein TnpA → MPDSSVRSRSGASANRKWVECLERFAASNQTVAAFCTTEGVSLSNFYLWRRRLAQPAPPPVVVPMRVAPLPTPATPIELALPSGTVVRFTIRVSPRLHVRSGHRVIHRNRPGASGNLFSWEALA, encoded by the coding sequence ATGCCCGACTCGTCCGTTCGCTCCCGTTCTGGCGCGAGCGCCAACCGGAAATGGGTTGAATGCCTCGAACGCTTTGCGGCCAGCAATCAGACTGTCGCCGCGTTCTGCACCACTGAAGGCGTTTCCCTGTCCAACTTCTACTTGTGGCGGCGACGCCTCGCCCAACCCGCTCCGCCGCCGGTCGTCGTGCCCATGCGCGTCGCACCACTTCCGACGCCCGCGACACCGATCGAACTGGCTCTGCCGTCCGGAACCGTCGTCCGGTTCACCATTCGAGTGTCTCCGCGATTACACGTCCGGTCTGGTCACCGAGTTATTCATCGGAACCGGCCCGGCGCGTCGGGAAATTTGTTTTCTTGGGAAGCGCTCGCGTGA
- the tnpC gene encoding IS66 family transposase: MGADSPLPNDVPTLQDLVRGLRAESAELRTQLRDQAQQFQRTIDELRAEVAALKAKLDRATTHRFGRRSERTPKPPKSPGDPTVKRRHDHGRASLPAHLPRRDTVLDLTPEERRCPGCGGDRVCIGQTQTEQLDCDPTPYFVRRTIRKTYACPQCPTTVPVEERIRTATPSTVGPINKGLCGPGVLAEVIVGKYLDHLPLHRQVARIARAGVTVAESTLGDWMKQSAVLLTPLYQLMLERVRACPVIWSDDTRSRFAKPGERTMPQGHFWVTIGDPTVPYTLFHFTTGYDAATGPDRFLGGFRGHVHADCLAQYNGLFANGAKHVACWAHARRKFLAAGDVATEAVEFIHRLYHLEHQLAPPDTPERIAARHATRQSQAVPVLNDLKAWLDAALVAALPKSAVAIAIRYVANHWAAFVRYTEDGRLSLDNNLSERTLRLIAVGRSNWKFVGSAKAGERSAVHYSVVGTCRHLGLDAAAYLRQVLPALHALGEKPTADQLEPLLPDVWAKRQQSRPLAA, encoded by the coding sequence ATGGGCGCCGACTCACCGCTGCCGAACGACGTGCCGACCCTCCAGGACCTGGTGCGTGGGCTCCGGGCCGAGAGCGCCGAACTCCGCACGCAGCTCCGGGACCAGGCCCAGCAGTTCCAACGCACCATCGACGAGTTGCGGGCCGAGGTCGCGGCATTAAAGGCGAAGTTGGATCGGGCGACGACGCACCGCTTCGGGCGCCGGTCCGAACGCACACCGAAGCCACCGAAGAGCCCCGGCGACCCGACCGTGAAGCGGCGGCACGACCACGGGCGTGCGTCCCTCCCGGCCCACCTGCCGCGCCGTGACACGGTCCTCGATCTGACGCCCGAGGAGCGCCGCTGTCCGGGTTGCGGCGGGGACCGCGTGTGCATCGGTCAGACCCAGACCGAGCAACTCGATTGCGACCCGACCCCGTACTTCGTGCGGCGCACGATCCGCAAAACCTACGCCTGCCCGCAGTGCCCCACAACCGTCCCGGTCGAGGAGCGAATCCGAACCGCCACGCCGAGCACCGTCGGGCCGATCAACAAGGGGCTGTGCGGTCCCGGCGTGCTGGCCGAGGTCATCGTCGGGAAGTACTTGGATCACCTGCCGCTGCACCGTCAGGTCGCCCGGATCGCACGCGCGGGTGTGACGGTCGCCGAGAGTACCTTGGGCGATTGGATGAAACAGTCGGCGGTCCTGCTGACGCCGCTGTACCAGTTGATGCTCGAGCGGGTGCGTGCGTGCCCGGTGATCTGGTCCGACGACACCCGCTCGCGGTTCGCCAAGCCCGGTGAACGAACGATGCCGCAGGGCCACTTCTGGGTGACGATCGGGGATCCAACCGTTCCGTACACGCTCTTCCACTTCACGACCGGTTACGATGCCGCGACCGGACCGGATCGGTTCCTCGGGGGCTTCCGGGGCCACGTGCATGCCGATTGCCTCGCACAGTACAACGGCCTGTTTGCCAACGGGGCCAAGCACGTCGCGTGTTGGGCTCACGCCCGCCGTAAGTTCCTCGCCGCCGGGGACGTCGCGACCGAGGCGGTCGAGTTCATCCACCGGTTGTATCACCTCGAGCACCAACTCGCGCCGCCCGACACCCCGGAACGCATCGCCGCCCGTCACGCCACGCGGCAATCGCAGGCGGTCCCGGTGTTGAATGACCTGAAGGCGTGGCTCGACGCGGCGCTCGTGGCCGCGCTGCCGAAATCGGCGGTTGCCATCGCGATCCGGTACGTGGCGAACCACTGGGCCGCGTTCGTCCGGTACACCGAGGACGGGCGTCTGTCGCTGGACAATAACCTCAGTGAGAGAACGCTCCGGCTCATCGCCGTGGGTCGGAGCAATTGGAAGTTCGTGGGCAGTGCGAAGGCGGGTGAGCGGTCCGCGGTCCACTACTCGGTGGTGGGCACGTGTCGGCACCTGGGCCTGGACGCGGCGGCCTACCTGCGCCAGGTTCTTCCGGCCCTTCATGCGTTGGGCGAGAAGCCGACCGCGGACCAACTCGAACCTCTTCTGCCCGATGTGTGGGCGAAACGCCAACAATCACGTCCCCTCGCCGCGTAG
- the tnpB gene encoding IS66 family insertion sequence element accessory protein TnpB, which translates to MQRLERGRYHFPTPTDRKLELTATEFAMILDGIDVSHVRRFKRFTPAPVQARAT; encoded by the coding sequence ATCCAGCGACTCGAGCGCGGGCGTTACCACTTCCCCACCCCGACCGACCGCAAACTCGAACTCACCGCCACCGAGTTCGCCATGATCCTCGACGGCATCGACGTGTCCCACGTCCGGCGGTTCAAGCGATTCACGCCCGCCCCGGTACAAGCTCGCGCTACTTGA
- the tnpC gene encoding IS66 family transposase has protein sequence MDSDAPLPTDVLTLQGMVRALQAENADLRTQLQRQAEQFQRTIDDLRAEVAALKAKLDRATTHRFGRRSERTPKPPKVPGDGPAKRRHDHGRSPLPAHLERRDTVLDLTPDERRCSGCGGDRVCIGQTQTEQLDCDPTPYFVRRTIRKTYACQQCPPTVRAEDRIRTATPSTVGPIDKGLCGPGLLAEVLVGKFLDHLPLHRQVARIGRAGVTVSESTLGDWVKQSAVLLTSLYQLMLERVRTCPVLWSDDTRSRFAQPGERTMPHGHFWVGIGDPTAPYTAFHFTTGYDAASGPDQFLGGFRGHVHADCLAQYNGLFAAGAKHVACWSHARRKFLGAGDPGAKAVERINRLYHIEHTLPAPDSPEHIVARRATRQARALPILNDLKAWLDAALGTALPKSALGAAIRYVANHWAAFVRYTEDGRLSIDNNLSERTLRLIAVGRSNWKFVGSAKAGAHAAVHFSVVGTCRHLGLDATAYLREVLPALHALGEKPTADQLAPLLPDVWAKRQQSRLLVA, from the coding sequence ATGGACTCCGACGCCCCGCTGCCGACCGACGTGCTGACCCTCCAAGGGATGGTGCGTGCCCTCCAGGCCGAAAACGCCGACCTCCGCACGCAGCTCCAACGCCAGGCCGAGCAGTTCCAACGGACCATCGACGACCTGCGTGCCGAGGTCGCGGCCTTGAAGGCGAAGTTGGACCGGGCCACGACGCACCGGTTCGGCCGGCGGTCCGAACGCACACCGAAGCCACCGAAGGTCCCCGGCGACGGACCCGCGAAGCGGCGCCACGACCACGGCCGTTCGCCACTCCCGGCGCACCTCGAACGCCGCGACACGGTCCTCGATCTGACCCCCGACGAGCGCCGCTGCTCGGGCTGTGGTGGCGACCGCGTGTGCATCGGCCAGACCCAGACCGAGCAACTCGATTGCGACCCGACCCCGTACTTCGTGCGGCGCACGATCCGCAAGACGTACGCGTGCCAACAGTGCCCCCCGACGGTCCGGGCCGAGGACCGGATCCGGACCGCCACGCCGAGTACCGTCGGACCGATCGACAAGGGACTGTGTGGTCCGGGCTTGTTGGCCGAGGTTCTCGTCGGGAAGTTCCTCGACCACCTGCCGCTGCACCGCCAAGTCGCCCGGATCGGGCGCGCGGGGGTGACGGTGTCCGAGAGTACCTTGGGCGATTGGGTGAAACAGTCCGCGGTGTTACTGACGTCGCTGTACCAGTTGATGCTCGAGCGGGTGCGCACGTGTCCGGTCCTCTGGTCCGATGACACCCGCTCGCGGTTCGCCCAGCCCGGTGAGCGAACGATGCCGCACGGCCACTTCTGGGTGGGGATCGGAGATCCGACGGCCCCGTACACGGCGTTCCACTTCACGACCGGTTACGACGCCGCGAGCGGACCGGACCAGTTCTTAGGCGGCTTCCGGGGCCACGTGCATGCCGATTGCCTCGCACAGTACAACGGCCTGTTCGCCGCCGGAGCCAAGCACGTCGCCTGTTGGTCCCACGCGCGCCGCAAGTTCCTCGGCGCCGGGGACCCCGGGGCCAAGGCGGTCGAACGCATCAACCGGTTGTACCACATCGAGCACACGCTTCCGGCGCCGGACTCACCGGAGCACATCGTCGCCCGTCGCGCGACGCGGCAAGCAAGGGCGCTCCCGATCCTGAACGACCTGAAGGCGTGGCTCGACGCGGCACTCGGGACGGCGTTGCCCAAGTCGGCCCTGGGGGCCGCGATCCGGTACGTGGCGAATCACTGGGCCGCGTTCGTCCGGTACACCGAGGACGGGCGACTCTCGATCGATAATAACCTGAGCGAGCGAACGCTCCGGCTGATCGCCGTGGGTCGGAGCAATTGGAAGTTCGTGGGCAGTGCGAAGGCCGGTGCGCACGCCGCGGTTCACTTCTCGGTGGTGGGCACGTGTCGGCACTTGGGTCTCGATGCGACGGCATACCTGCGTGAGGTTCTTCCGGCCCTTCATGCGTTGGGCGAGAAGCCGACGGCGGACCAACTCGCACCTCTTCTGCCCGACGTGTGGGCGAAGCGTCAACAATCCCGACTCCTCGTCGCGTAA
- the tnpB gene encoding IS66 family insertion sequence element accessory protein TnpB (TnpB, as the term is used for proteins encoded by IS66 family insertion elements, is considered an accessory protein, since TnpC, encoded by a neighboring gene, is a DDE family transposase.) produces MLSIPPTTQLWYGGAVDLRLGFDGLYRHVQSTLQADPLSGHLFIFTNRSANRLKALYWTRHGLCLWCQRLERGRYHFPTPTDRKLELTATEFAMILDGIDYSSAKRFTRYCRPKASESDLRTRTS; encoded by the coding sequence GTGCTGAGCATTCCACCCACCACCCAGCTCTGGTACGGCGGGGCCGTCGATCTGCGCCTCGGGTTCGACGGCCTGTACCGCCACGTCCAATCCACGCTTCAGGCCGATCCCTTGAGCGGGCATCTGTTCATTTTCACCAATCGCTCGGCCAACCGGCTCAAGGCCCTGTACTGGACCCGCCACGGGCTCTGCTTGTGGTGCCAGCGACTCGAGCGCGGGCGGTACCACTTCCCCACCCCGACCGACCGCAAACTCGAACTCACCGCCACCGAGTTCGCCATGATCCTCGACGGCATCGACTACTCGTCGGCCAAACGTTTCACCCGTTATTGTCGCCCGAAAGCGTCCGAATCCGACTTGCGCACCCGCACGTCCTGA
- the tnpA gene encoding IS66 family insertion sequence element accessory protein TnpA — MPAVPAASRRDPAATRRRWAERLERFRRSGQTIAQFCAAEGVSPPSFYVWRRTLADHAPSPVPVTPTLVPIRLTPSPAGPPIEVVFPSGTVLRFPVDARPEVIAALVHAVEGRPC; from the coding sequence GTGCCTGCTGTCCCTGCTGCCTCTCGCCGTGACCCGGCCGCCACCCGTCGCCGGTGGGCCGAACGACTCGAACGGTTCCGCCGGTCGGGGCAGACGATCGCTCAGTTCTGTGCCGCCGAGGGCGTCTCACCGCCGTCCTTTTATGTGTGGCGGCGAACCCTCGCGGACCACGCCCCATCACCCGTACCGGTCACTCCGACGCTCGTCCCCATCCGCCTGACCCCGTCGCCCGCCGGACCGCCGATCGAGGTGGTGTTCCCGTCGGGAACCGTCCTGCGGTTCCCGGTCGATGCCCGACCGGAGGTCATCGCCGCCCTCGTGCATGCGGTGGAGGGGCGCCCGTGCTGA
- a CDS encoding efflux RND transporter periplasmic adaptor subunit, protein MEYNNTNQLYESQLKVVSKQEVLEYGAKLAKARAKLQLSEAKLNFATVRAPFDGIIDRLYEQQGSLVQQGDTLTALSDNSVMWVYFNVPEARYLDYMAKLGPGQNDHQDYETRIQAFLSELNRQTRIELVLANGSTFLHAGKITTIEAKFNNQTGNVAFRADFPNPNRLLRHGQTGNILLKQTLHNALVIPVRATFQILDKRYVYVIGEDRTVHQREVVVQNELDDLFVITSGLGVNDKIVLDGVQQVRDGDEVEGFEFREPAAVLEHQKYHAE, encoded by the coding sequence ATCGAGTACAACAATACAAACCAGCTATACGAATCGCAATTAAAAGTGGTGTCCAAACAAGAGGTGCTGGAGTACGGCGCCAAGCTGGCCAAGGCCAGGGCCAAGCTGCAGCTGTCGGAGGCCAAATTAAATTTTGCAACAGTCAGGGCCCCCTTCGATGGCATTATAGACCGGCTGTACGAGCAGCAGGGCAGCCTGGTGCAGCAGGGCGACACCCTCACCGCGCTGTCCGATAACAGTGTTATGTGGGTGTACTTCAACGTGCCGGAGGCCCGCTACCTGGACTACATGGCCAAACTCGGGCCGGGCCAGAACGACCACCAGGATTACGAGACCCGGATCCAGGCGTTTTTGTCGGAACTGAACCGGCAAACTCGGATCGAACTGGTGCTGGCGAACGGCAGCACCTTTTTACACGCCGGCAAGATCACTACGATCGAAGCTAAATTCAACAACCAGACCGGAAACGTCGCCTTCCGTGCGGATTTCCCCAATCCCAATCGGCTCCTCCGCCACGGCCAGACCGGTAACATTTTACTTAAACAAACGCTGCACAACGCCCTCGTCATTCCGGTGCGGGCGACGTTTCAAATCCTCGACAAGCGGTACGTTTACGTCATCGGCGAGGACCGGACGGTACACCAGCGTGAGGTGGTCGTCCAAAACGAACTGGACGACCTCTTTGTAATTACGTCCGGCCTCGGCGTGAACGACAAGATCGTTCTGGACGGGGTCCAACAGGTCCGCGACGGGGACGAGGTGGAGGGGTTCGAGTTCCGGGAGCCGGCCGCGGTCCTTGAGCACCAAAAGTATCACGCCGAGTAG
- a CDS encoding efflux RND transporter permease subunit, with protein sequence MFTKILYRPALAIVVSILILFLGGIGAKTLPTAQFPAIAPPTVQVAITYPGASATVLVNTVLIPLEQSINGVQNMRYIQSDATSAGEATIRIYFEPGTDPNINVVNVQNRVNIMINRVPPLVRREGVLVSQVVPSMLMYVNIYSTDPAADEKTLYNFANVNVMPRLKRIQGMGIPRNLGNRNFAMRVWLNPDRMRAYKLSSEDVMKALDEQSVIGSPGRLGRASGKTSQSREYVLTYVGRYTEPEQYANVILRANPEGEIVRLKDVGDVELGSEFYDIYSNVDGHPATSIILKQSPGSNAATVIKEIKKELEQIKKKSFPPGMKYELAYDVSQFLDASIEKVLHTLLEAFILVSLVVYMFLGDVRSTLIPILAVPVSLVGTFFVLKLMGLSINLITLFALVLAIGVVVDDAIVVVEAVHAKMHAKHLSPFPAAREVIQEISGAIIAITLVMTSVFVPVTFMTGPVGTFYRQFGITMAAAIVLSGLVALTLTPVLCAMILKPHGPAGREPKPHGVRRVLLYVLGGLLALGLSCLAYYLWGPVGFLLLFAPLLQRPFDRAVETVTRGYAGVLKRTVTRRALVTGVVVAFATGIYVVNMWLPTGFIPGEDQGIIYGIIQTPAGSTLEYTNTKSRELQALAKETDGVTSVTSVAGYEVLTEGRGSNAGTCIINLKNWSARTLNARQIIAQLEAKCRQRMTDTKVEFFEPPAVPGFGTASGFSLRLLDETNATDYKRLGKVTDKFMADLKRRKELSNLFTFYTANYPQYELVINNDAAMQKGVSIGKALDNLNILIGSTYEQGFVRFNQFYKVYVQAGPEFRRYPEDLDALFIRNDRGDMVPYSAFMSVQMKEGLNEITRYNLYPSAAIKGAPAPGYSSGQAIKAVQEVAAETLPNGYDIGWEGLSYDESREGDEAVYIFLVVIVFVYLVLVGQYESFLLPLAVILSLPIGVFGSLFLLKATGLSNDVYSQIGLIMLVGLLGKNAILIVEFAVQRRQEGMPLKEAAVAGGELRFRPIQMTSFAFIAGLLPMVVATGAGAVGNRTIGTTGVGGTLVGTVIGVLVIPGLYYLFAKMADGRKLLGDETSEPISEPADNALGAHDRAHSEPDADPAVRPNPGPRSGGSVEPPC encoded by the coding sequence ATGTTCACGAAGATCCTCTACAGGCCGGCGCTGGCAATCGTTGTGTCGATCCTGATCCTGTTCCTGGGGGGGATCGGGGCCAAGACCCTCCCGACCGCCCAGTTCCCCGCCATCGCGCCGCCGACCGTTCAGGTCGCCATCACCTACCCGGGCGCGAGCGCCACCGTGCTGGTGAACACCGTCCTGATTCCGCTGGAGCAATCGATCAACGGCGTGCAGAACATGCGGTACATCCAGTCCGACGCCACCAGTGCCGGCGAGGCGACGATCCGGATCTACTTCGAGCCGGGCACGGACCCCAACATCAACGTCGTGAACGTCCAAAACCGGGTCAACATCATGATCAACCGGGTGCCGCCGCTCGTGCGGCGCGAGGGCGTTCTCGTCAGCCAGGTCGTGCCGAGCATGCTGATGTACGTCAACATCTACAGCACGGACCCGGCGGCCGACGAGAAGACGCTGTACAATTTCGCCAACGTCAACGTCATGCCGCGGCTCAAGCGGATCCAGGGCATGGGGATCCCGAGGAACCTCGGCAACCGCAATTTTGCCATGCGGGTTTGGCTGAATCCCGACCGCATGCGCGCCTACAAGTTGTCCTCCGAGGACGTCATGAAGGCCCTGGACGAGCAGAGCGTGATCGGCTCGCCCGGCCGGCTCGGTCGGGCGTCGGGCAAGACGTCGCAGTCGCGCGAATACGTACTCACCTATGTCGGCCGCTATACCGAGCCGGAGCAGTACGCCAACGTCATTCTGAGAGCGAACCCCGAGGGCGAAATCGTGCGGCTCAAGGACGTCGGCGACGTCGAACTGGGCTCCGAGTTTTATGACATTTACTCAAACGTCGACGGCCACCCCGCGACGTCCATCATTCTCAAGCAGAGCCCCGGCTCCAACGCCGCCACCGTCATTAAAGAGATCAAGAAGGAACTCGAGCAGATCAAGAAGAAATCGTTCCCGCCCGGCATGAAGTACGAACTCGCCTACGACGTCTCCCAGTTTCTGGACGCGTCCATCGAAAAGGTGCTTCACACCTTGCTCGAGGCGTTCATCCTGGTGTCCCTGGTGGTCTACATGTTCCTCGGGGACGTGCGGTCCACGCTGATCCCGATCCTGGCGGTTCCGGTGTCCCTGGTCGGCACCTTCTTTGTCTTGAAATTGATGGGGCTCTCCATCAACCTGATCACCCTCTTCGCGTTGGTGCTGGCGATCGGGGTCGTGGTGGACGACGCGATCGTGGTGGTCGAAGCGGTCCACGCCAAGATGCACGCCAAGCACCTTTCGCCGTTCCCGGCGGCCAGAGAGGTGATTCAAGAGATCAGCGGCGCGATCATCGCCATCACTCTGGTGATGACCTCGGTCTTCGTTCCGGTGACGTTCATGACCGGGCCGGTCGGCACCTTTTACCGCCAATTCGGCATCACGATGGCTGCGGCCATCGTCCTCTCCGGCCTGGTCGCGCTCACGCTGACGCCGGTACTCTGTGCAATGATTCTCAAGCCTCACGGTCCCGCGGGTCGCGAACCAAAACCGCACGGGGTGCGGCGCGTCCTGCTGTACGTTTTGGGCGGGCTCCTGGCCCTGGGGCTGAGTTGTCTGGCGTACTATTTGTGGGGGCCGGTTGGCTTTCTGCTCCTGTTCGCGCCCCTCCTGCAGCGCCCGTTCGACCGCGCCGTCGAGACGGTGACCCGCGGGTATGCGGGTGTTCTCAAGCGGACCGTCACCCGCCGCGCGCTGGTTACTGGGGTCGTCGTCGCGTTTGCCACCGGCATATACGTTGTAAACATGTGGCTGCCGACCGGGTTTATCCCGGGCGAGGACCAGGGCATTATTTATGGGATCATTCAGACGCCCGCGGGCTCGACCCTCGAATACACCAACACCAAGTCCCGCGAGTTGCAGGCGCTCGCGAAGGAGACCGACGGGGTCACGTCCGTCACCTCGGTCGCCGGGTACGAGGTGCTGACCGAGGGCCGGGGGTCGAACGCGGGCACGTGCATCATTAATTTGAAAAACTGGTCCGCTCGCACGCTCAACGCGCGGCAGATCATCGCGCAGCTCGAGGCCAAGTGCCGCCAGCGCATGACGGACACGAAGGTGGAGTTTTTCGAGCCCCCCGCGGTTCCCGGCTTCGGGACCGCCAGCGGGTTCTCCTTGCGGCTCCTCGACGAGACGAACGCGACCGACTACAAGCGGCTCGGAAAAGTGACCGACAAGTTCATGGCCGATTTGAAGCGGCGCAAGGAGCTGAGCAACCTGTTCACCTTCTATACCGCCAACTACCCGCAGTACGAACTGGTTATCAACAACGACGCGGCCATGCAGAAGGGCGTGTCGATCGGGAAGGCCCTGGACAACCTTAACATTTTAATAGGCAGTACATACGAACAAGGATTCGTCAGATTTAACCAGTTCTACAAAGTGTATGTCCAGGCCGGGCCGGAGTTTCGGCGGTACCCGGAAGATTTGGACGCCCTGTTTATCCGGAACGATCGCGGGGACATGGTTCCGTATTCCGCCTTCATGAGCGTCCAAATGAAGGAGGGCCTGAACGAAATCACGCGGTACAACCTGTACCCGTCGGCCGCGATTAAAGGGGCCCCCGCGCCCGGCTACAGTAGCGGCCAGGCCATCAAGGCGGTCCAGGAGGTCGCCGCCGAAACGCTACCGAACGGCTACGACATCGGCTGGGAGGGGCTCTCGTACGACGAGTCGCGGGAGGGCGACGAGGCGGTCTACATCTTCCTCGTGGTTATCGTCTTCGTGTACCTCGTTCTCGTCGGGCAATACGAGAGCTTTCTGCTCCCGCTGGCGGTGATCCTCTCCCTGCCGATCGGGGTCTTCGGCTCGCTCTTCCTGCTGAAGGCCACCGGCTTATCCAACGATGTGTACTCGCAGATCGGGCTGATTATGCTGGTCGGCCTGTTGGGTAAAAACGCAATCTTGATCGTCGAATTCGCGGTCCAGCGGCGCCAGGAGGGGATGCCCCTTAAGGAGGCGGCCGTCGCGGGAGGAGAATTGCGCTTCCGGCCGATCCAGATGACCTCGTTCGCCTTCATCGCCGGTCTGCTCCCGATGGTCGTTGCCACCGGCGCCGGCGCGGTCGGGAACCGCACCATCGGTACGACCGGAGTCGGCGGGACGCTCGTGGGCACCGTAATTGGGGTCCTGGTCATTCCCGGTCTCTATTACCTGTTCGCCAAGATGGCCGACGGGCGCAAGCTCCTCGGCGACGAGACGAGCGAGCCTATCAGTGAGCCGGCCGACAACGCATTGGGTGCCCACGACCGCGCTCATTCAGAGCCCGACGCCGATCCCGCCGTCCGACCGAACCCCGGGCCCCGGTCGGGCGGAAGCGTCGAGCCACCGTGCTAA